A region of Streptomyces sp. NBC_01750 DNA encodes the following proteins:
- a CDS encoding tachylectin-related carbohydrate-binding protein — protein sequence MTYNLHHRPRRLTVVATAAAAALPLLIALPGTAQAADAASCVAGGPTHAVNSAGSLLQYKLKSPIDGAGGYVNPTTIGSSWNLYPLVLSGPHGKFYLFKADGTYYGRRDNATGTWPVSVRKITSDFGWLADAADRNQVTVDRSGRMWVLLNNGQLNLYQYDGSGDVWNAASTGGVVDTGWNRYDLITAADDGVIYGRSATDGKLYRSRYDATSQRWTERHVEVSTSDWRQFKSLSSNGGDTLLAVKTTGEAYYYRFDENNRTWPVNRVQVGTSGWQNLLSVSAAPDSCKILAGHTPAAPARAQETYTRASVMQSSTGSLEIAYTDNIGRLVHGRMKDASNINDVQWTTLSGNENAFTGQPSLAEHTDGRVVVSAHNTSGSVWQRNQTAKSAADWGSWTDLAGAMAQQAVTAKTPSGLLAQFAADKDGKPWYRLQAAANGSFKGWMPLAGTGFTGPFTTVVVQDGIQLFGKDASGLLNTALFKDDGTLSAWTPLGAQAITGTPAPVVYPGYRIRVFATDPNGTVVSTTQSTAGGAYGDWTPVGDLTAKGSPSAVISPLNGITEIVVRGADDTIYSTGETTQGSGAWRTWRSVSVETAATEPTAFAYTNASGPTWAYSFRTADNQTRIYQVQQ from the coding sequence ATGACATACAACTTGCATCACAGACCCCGCCGACTGACGGTGGTGGCCACGGCCGCAGCCGCAGCCCTGCCACTGCTCATCGCGCTTCCCGGCACCGCACAGGCCGCCGACGCGGCGAGCTGCGTCGCGGGCGGACCAACGCACGCGGTGAACAGCGCGGGGTCGCTGCTCCAGTACAAGCTGAAGTCACCGATCGACGGGGCCGGTGGCTACGTCAACCCCACCACCATCGGCTCCAGTTGGAACCTCTACCCGCTGGTGCTCTCCGGCCCGCACGGGAAGTTCTACCTGTTCAAGGCGGACGGCACGTACTACGGCCGGCGGGACAACGCCACCGGCACCTGGCCCGTGAGCGTCAGGAAGATCACCAGCGACTTCGGCTGGCTGGCGGACGCGGCGGACCGCAACCAGGTCACCGTCGACCGGTCCGGACGGATGTGGGTCCTGCTCAACAACGGCCAGCTGAACCTGTACCAGTACGACGGTTCCGGCGACGTCTGGAACGCCGCCTCCACCGGTGGCGTGGTCGACACGGGCTGGAACCGCTACGACCTGATCACCGCGGCCGACGACGGCGTGATCTACGGTCGTTCGGCGACCGACGGCAAGCTCTACCGCTCCCGCTACGACGCCACCAGCCAGCGCTGGACCGAGCGCCATGTGGAGGTGAGCACGAGCGACTGGCGCCAGTTCAAGTCGCTCAGCTCCAACGGCGGCGACACCCTGCTGGCGGTGAAGACCACCGGCGAGGCGTACTACTACCGCTTCGACGAGAACAACCGGACCTGGCCGGTGAACAGGGTCCAGGTCGGCACCTCGGGCTGGCAGAACCTGCTCAGCGTCTCCGCCGCGCCCGACAGCTGCAAGATCCTGGCCGGTCACACGCCCGCGGCACCCGCGCGCGCTCAGGAGACGTACACCCGCGCCTCGGTGATGCAATCCTCGACCGGATCGCTGGAGATCGCGTACACGGACAACATCGGCCGTCTGGTGCACGGCCGGATGAAGGACGCGTCCAACATCAACGACGTGCAGTGGACGACGCTCTCCGGTAACGAGAACGCCTTCACCGGGCAGCCGTCGCTGGCCGAGCACACCGACGGCCGGGTGGTCGTCAGCGCGCACAACACCTCCGGCAGTGTCTGGCAGCGCAACCAGACCGCCAAGTCCGCTGCGGACTGGGGCAGCTGGACCGACCTCGCGGGCGCGATGGCGCAGCAGGCCGTCACCGCCAAGACCCCGTCCGGGCTGTTGGCGCAGTTCGCCGCGGACAAGGACGGGAAGCCCTGGTACCGCCTCCAGGCCGCGGCCAACGGCAGCTTCAAGGGCTGGATGCCCCTGGCCGGCACCGGCTTCACCGGCCCCTTCACGACCGTGGTCGTGCAGGACGGAATCCAGCTCTTCGGCAAGGACGCCTCCGGCCTGCTGAACACCGCCCTCTTCAAGGACGACGGCACCCTGTCGGCCTGGACCCCGCTGGGCGCGCAGGCGATCACCGGCACCCCGGCCCCGGTCGTCTACCCCGGCTACCGCATCCGCGTCTTCGCCACCGACCCGAACGGCACTGTGGTGAGCACCACCCAGTCCACCGCGGGCGGGGCGTACGGCGACTGGACCCCGGTCGGCGACCTGACGGCCAAGGGCTCTCCGAGCGCGGTGATCTCCCCGCTCAACGGCATCACCGAGATCGTCGTCCGCGGCGCCGACGACACCATCTACAGCACCGGTGAGACCACTCAGGGCAGCGGAGCCTGGCGCACCTGGAGGTCGGTGAGCGTCGAGACCGCGGCGACCGAGCCCACGGCCTTCGCGTACACCAACGCGAGCGGCCCGACCTGGGCCTACTCCTTCCGTACGGCCGACAACCAGACCCGTATCTACCAGGTCCAGCAGTGA
- a CDS encoding GtrA family protein, which translates to MTVQVQMVRFALVGVVNTGTYYGIYLALLTWLPYVAAHVIAFALSMVGSFFLTSYFTYRTRPTWRKFLLFPLTNAANFVVTTIGVYLLVDVLHFGSRYAPLIAAGAAIPITFVVSRTIMLRPEPAPRGREPEPERVPQA; encoded by the coding sequence ATGACGGTCCAGGTCCAGATGGTCAGATTCGCCCTGGTAGGGGTGGTGAACACCGGGACGTACTACGGGATCTATCTGGCCCTGCTGACCTGGCTGCCGTATGTCGCGGCGCATGTCATCGCCTTCGCGCTCAGCATGGTCGGGTCCTTCTTCCTGACCTCGTACTTCACCTACAGGACCCGGCCGACCTGGCGGAAGTTCCTGCTCTTCCCGCTCACCAACGCCGCGAACTTCGTCGTCACCACGATCGGCGTCTATCTGCTGGTGGACGTACTGCACTTCGGCAGCCGCTACGCGCCGCTGATCGCGGCGGGCGCGGCGATCCCGATCACCTTTGTGGTCTCCCGGACGATCATGCTCCGACCGGAGCCGGCCCCGCGCGGGCGGGAGCCGGAGCCGGAGCGGGTCCCGCAGGCCTGA
- a CDS encoding glycosyltransferase family 2 protein: MLISIVVPCFNEEEIIGRFHEHVTAELSLLGDEFELVYVDDGSQDRTLPLLEEIAAADPRTRYVSFSRNFGKEAAMLAGLQHAEGDAVVIMDADLQHPPELVRRMLQLHREGFDQVIARRTRKGDRVTRTVTARAYYWLINRLVDVELVDGVGDFRLLSRRTVDAILELTEYNRFSKGIFAWVGFRTTTFEYENALREQGRSKWSFGKLLNYGLDGLLSFNNKPLRAAVYLGLLLVTLAMAYAAWIVGVALVNGVDTPGYVTLLVAVTALAGVQMLMLGVVGEYVGRIYYEVKRRPHFLVKATNADLPHQQEGERRTRTGELVKR, encoded by the coding sequence GTGCTGATCTCGATAGTTGTTCCGTGCTTCAACGAAGAGGAGATCATCGGCCGCTTCCATGAACATGTGACCGCAGAACTCTCCCTGCTCGGGGACGAATTCGAGTTGGTCTATGTGGACGACGGAAGCCAGGACCGGACGCTCCCTCTCCTCGAGGAGATCGCCGCGGCCGACCCTCGTACCCGCTATGTCTCCTTCAGCCGCAACTTCGGCAAGGAAGCGGCGATGCTCGCCGGCCTCCAGCATGCCGAGGGAGACGCCGTCGTCATCATGGATGCCGACCTCCAGCACCCGCCGGAGCTGGTCCGGCGCATGCTGCAGCTGCACCGGGAGGGATTCGACCAGGTCATCGCCCGGCGCACCCGCAAGGGCGACCGGGTTACCCGCACCGTCACCGCCCGCGCCTACTACTGGCTGATCAACCGCCTCGTCGACGTGGAACTCGTTGACGGCGTGGGCGATTTCCGGCTGCTGTCGCGCCGTACCGTGGATGCGATCCTCGAACTCACCGAGTACAACCGGTTCTCCAAGGGCATCTTCGCCTGGGTCGGATTCCGCACCACGACCTTCGAGTACGAGAATGCGCTGCGTGAGCAGGGACGCTCCAAATGGAGTTTCGGAAAGCTGCTCAACTACGGCCTCGACGGTCTTCTCTCCTTCAACAACAAGCCGTTGCGGGCCGCCGTCTATCTCGGGCTGCTGCTTGTCACGCTCGCCATGGCGTATGCCGCCTGGATTGTCGGTGTCGCCCTGGTGAACGGCGTGGACACCCCCGGGTATGTCACCCTTCTGGTGGCGGTCACCGCACTCGCCGGCGTACAGATGCTGATGCTGGGGGTGGTCGGCGAGTACGTCGGCCGTATTTACTACGAGGTGAAGCGGCGACCGCACTTCCTGGTGAAGGCCACCAACGCCGACCTTCCGCACCAGCAGGAAGGAGAGCGGCGTACACGCACGGGGGAGCTCGTAAAACGATGA
- a CDS encoding YfhO family protein, producing MSTLQSARGRAAALAALITVGTVCGGDAVARSFPFGPHTRSVNDLGNQFVPFHAHLWDLLHGRADGGLLLNWQSGYGTSFLPDLGTYLTSPFSLLVGLFPRDEIDLAVYVVTLLKMAAAAAAMTWLLFSLHQGGRWWMAAVLGGSYALCGWSVVEASYNPMWMDGLVAFPLLCLAGEWARTARRPLLGPLIVAVAWIANFYTAYMATIGAALVLAVRLLTADTDARERMRALLRATRTVLLGIALAGPVLIPVFLGSQHAYPGWTRQFSPAGWADVFARTLPATYSFFTPAVFLGSGALLLACTLAFNGAVPRRERWVWTGLAVSVALSLQWGPTHLVWHVFATPNGSPYRQTFVFAGILVIAAWICLSSDWPGRRALLGGGAVVTATALAGATSELVTVWTLLLFAAGFAAVVGGLLLAGRGTYTVLAALLLSGTLVGQAAATTAYADRMKLGRLDDYPAWGEPHSERAAAVAKADGWPRYRTDPGRDQITGNDPVLLGGQGGQYYSSHTPDVYTRTLAALGAGWTSNGRSVQSLDNPVTDAIFAVGARVRTAPGKHPEATRAEQVPPLVTVRPPGAEPRYDWNPFRNQERLLGSAVYDTPAGGSCPVGSEVFLWAPDYTGRARLGDSPWVTLRGGQPKRRAALTSLGTVNSPGEKVGYSKDPHRTTLGCLDRAKLTAAVDRLKRTGALSVEVSDSGVRAELPPGTKGTAVLAATRIAGWTCNGKPAGSHLGLVAVPLDGSTTRVDCSFRPPGLKAGAAMGSTGLLGLVLMALLPGVRKRSRRAPEAADTTSDTNNSQLQKSH from the coding sequence ATGTCGACTCTGCAATCCGCGCGCGGCCGCGCCGCCGCCCTCGCCGCGCTGATCACCGTGGGGACCGTGTGCGGCGGTGACGCCGTCGCCCGCAGCTTCCCCTTCGGACCGCACACCCGCAGCGTGAACGACCTCGGCAATCAGTTTGTGCCGTTCCATGCCCATCTGTGGGATCTGCTGCATGGCCGTGCGGACGGTGGGCTGCTGCTCAACTGGCAGTCCGGCTACGGAACCAGCTTCCTTCCCGACCTCGGGACCTATCTGACCAGCCCGTTCTCCCTGCTGGTCGGGCTCTTCCCGCGGGACGAGATCGATCTCGCCGTCTATGTGGTCACACTGCTGAAGATGGCGGCGGCGGCCGCTGCCATGACCTGGCTGCTGTTCTCCCTGCACCAGGGCGGACGCTGGTGGATGGCGGCGGTGCTCGGCGGCTCGTACGCACTGTGCGGTTGGTCGGTCGTCGAGGCCTCGTACAACCCCATGTGGATGGACGGCCTGGTCGCCTTCCCCCTGCTGTGCCTGGCCGGCGAGTGGGCGCGCACGGCACGGCGGCCGCTGCTCGGCCCGTTGATCGTCGCGGTGGCGTGGATCGCCAACTTCTACACCGCCTACATGGCGACCATCGGGGCCGCACTGGTGCTCGCGGTGCGGCTGCTGACGGCGGATACGGACGCACGGGAGCGGATGCGGGCGCTGCTGCGGGCCACCCGGACCGTGCTGCTCGGTATCGCGCTGGCAGGGCCCGTGCTCATCCCCGTCTTCCTCGGTTCCCAGCACGCCTATCCGGGGTGGACGAGGCAGTTCTCGCCGGCCGGCTGGGCCGATGTGTTCGCGCGGACGCTGCCCGCGACGTACAGCTTCTTCACTCCCGCCGTCTTCCTGGGCAGCGGTGCGCTGCTGCTGGCGTGCACGCTCGCCTTCAACGGCGCCGTCCCGCGGCGCGAGCGCTGGGTGTGGACCGGTCTTGCCGTGTCGGTCGCGCTCTCCCTCCAGTGGGGGCCGACCCATCTGGTGTGGCATGTCTTCGCGACGCCCAACGGCAGCCCGTACCGGCAGACCTTCGTCTTCGCCGGAATCCTGGTGATCGCCGCCTGGATCTGTCTCTCCTCCGACTGGCCGGGGCGGCGTGCCCTGCTCGGCGGCGGCGCCGTGGTCACGGCGACCGCGCTCGCCGGCGCCACCAGTGAGCTGGTCACCGTCTGGACGCTTCTGCTGTTCGCGGCCGGGTTCGCGGCGGTCGTCGGCGGTCTGCTCCTGGCCGGCCGTGGCACATACACCGTCCTCGCCGCGCTGCTGCTCAGCGGCACGCTGGTCGGCCAGGCCGCGGCGACCACCGCATACGCCGACCGGATGAAGCTCGGCAGGCTGGACGACTACCCGGCCTGGGGCGAGCCCCACAGCGAGCGCGCGGCGGCGGTGGCGAAGGCCGACGGCTGGCCGCGCTACCGCACCGACCCCGGCCGCGACCAGATCACCGGGAACGATCCGGTCCTGCTGGGCGGCCAGGGCGGCCAGTACTACAGCAGCCACACCCCGGATGTGTACACGCGCACGCTGGCCGCACTCGGCGCGGGCTGGACGTCCAACGGCCGCAGTGTGCAGTCCCTCGACAACCCGGTCACGGACGCGATCTTCGCCGTCGGAGCACGGGTGCGCACCGCTCCCGGGAAGCACCCGGAGGCGACCCGGGCCGAGCAGGTGCCGCCGCTGGTGACCGTGCGGCCGCCCGGGGCCGAGCCGCGGTACGACTGGAACCCCTTCCGCAACCAGGAGCGGCTGCTCGGCTCCGCGGTCTACGACACCCCCGCCGGTGGCTCCTGCCCGGTCGGCAGCGAGGTCTTCCTCTGGGCACCCGACTACACCGGCAGGGCAAGGCTCGGCGACTCGCCGTGGGTGACGCTGCGCGGCGGACAGCCGAAGCGGCGTGCCGCGCTCACGTCGCTCGGGACGGTGAACTCGCCGGGCGAGAAGGTCGGTTACAGCAAGGACCCCCACCGCACGACGCTCGGCTGTCTGGACCGGGCGAAGCTGACCGCCGCCGTGGACCGGCTGAAGAGGACCGGCGCGCTCTCGGTCGAGGTGTCCGACAGCGGCGTACGGGCAGAGCTCCCGCCCGGCACCAAGGGGACTGCTGTCCTCGCCGCGACCCGGATCGCGGGCTGGACCTGCAACGGCAAGCCGGCCGGCTCCCACCTGGGGCTCGTCGCCGTACCGCTGGACGGCTCCACGACACGGGTGGACTGCTCCTTCCGCCCTCCCGGCCTGAAGGCGGGTGCGGCGATGGGATCCACGGGCCTGCTGGGGCTCGTACTGATGGCGTTGCTGCCCGGGGTCCGCAAGCGGTCGCGCCGCGCCCCGGAAGCCGCAGACACCACCAGCGACACGAACAACAGCCAACTACAGAAGTCACACTGA
- a CDS encoding tachylectin-related carbohydrate-binding protein — protein MTRISPRAHIRRTALTAALAVAVPVLVALPAGTAQAANAPVTCTTTGPTYTLDPAGKLYRQDMPTPMTGAALPNGSVIDSTWTGYGQMMAGPAATFYGIKSDGLYYSHRISASATWDVHHKKISSGFTEFKAAGKTDEITIDRGGYIWTLAGSTGGLRWYKYDAAAGDFITGSGKIVDMGWDRYDAIYAADKGVIYGRSATDGKLYRSRYDVTSQRWIERHVLESAADWSDSKTITSFGGDTLFRVKGNGAVTYYRFDEGIRDFPVYNKQLEASGWAAFTSVSGAPDACRIDVNHTPASPSVPLENYSRASVMQSSAGSLELAYTDNIGRLVHGRMGDPNDINGVQWTTISGNEAFSGQPTLAEHTDGRVVVTGHNTSGSVWQRNQTAKSGADWGNWIDLAGAMAQHAVTARTPSGLLVQFSADADGKPWYRIQQRANVDFMGWTPLAGSGFTGPFTAVTVRDGIQLFGKNASGVLSTALFKEAGSLSSWSSLGAQAVTGTPTVVIYPGYRLRVFATDGLGKVVTTAQSAEGSTYGEWSTVEGLTANGSPSAVISPLTGLTEIVVRGEDGYTYNTGETVQGSGTWRTWQQASFEASATEPTAFTYTNATGPTWAYSFRTADNQTRVYQVQQTSSLSAMRAGDKAPAFTGRALPRP, from the coding sequence ATGACGAGGATTTCACCGCGTGCTCACATAAGACGCACTGCCCTGACCGCAGCCCTTGCCGTCGCCGTTCCCGTGCTCGTGGCGCTGCCCGCCGGAACCGCCCAGGCGGCCAACGCGCCGGTGACCTGCACCACCACCGGCCCGACGTACACGCTGGACCCGGCGGGCAAGCTGTACCGGCAGGACATGCCGACGCCCATGACGGGCGCCGCGCTGCCGAACGGGAGCGTCATCGACTCCACCTGGACCGGCTACGGCCAGATGATGGCGGGCCCGGCCGCCACCTTCTACGGGATCAAGTCGGACGGCCTCTACTACTCCCATCGCATCAGCGCCTCGGCGACCTGGGACGTCCACCACAAGAAGATCAGCTCCGGCTTCACGGAGTTCAAGGCCGCGGGCAAGACCGATGAGATCACCATCGACCGCGGCGGCTACATCTGGACGCTGGCGGGCTCCACCGGCGGACTGCGCTGGTACAAGTACGACGCCGCTGCCGGGGACTTCATCACCGGCAGCGGAAAGATCGTCGACATGGGCTGGGACCGCTACGACGCGATCTACGCCGCCGACAAGGGCGTGATCTACGGCCGCTCGGCGACCGACGGCAAGCTCTACCGCTCCCGCTACGACGTGACCAGCCAGCGCTGGATCGAGCGGCATGTCCTGGAGTCCGCGGCCGACTGGAGCGACTCCAAGACGATCACCTCCTTCGGCGGCGACACGCTCTTCCGTGTCAAGGGCAACGGCGCGGTCACGTACTACCGCTTCGACGAGGGCATCCGCGACTTCCCGGTCTACAACAAGCAGCTCGAGGCGAGCGGCTGGGCCGCGTTCACGTCGGTGTCCGGCGCGCCCGACGCCTGCCGGATCGATGTCAACCACACCCCGGCCTCGCCGTCCGTGCCGCTGGAGAACTACAGCCGGGCCTCGGTGATGCAGTCCTCGGCCGGCTCCCTGGAGCTGGCGTACACCGACAACATCGGCCGTCTCGTGCACGGCCGGATGGGCGATCCGAACGACATCAACGGCGTCCAGTGGACGACCATCTCCGGCAACGAGGCGTTCTCCGGGCAACCGACGCTGGCCGAGCACACCGACGGACGCGTGGTCGTCACCGGGCACAACACCTCCGGCAGCGTCTGGCAGCGCAACCAGACCGCCAAGTCCGGTGCGGACTGGGGCAACTGGATCGATCTCGCGGGCGCGATGGCGCAGCACGCCGTCACCGCCAGGACCCCGTCCGGTCTCCTGGTGCAGTTCTCCGCGGACGCGGACGGCAAGCCCTGGTACCGCATCCAGCAGCGTGCCAACGTGGACTTCATGGGCTGGACACCGCTCGCGGGCTCCGGCTTCACCGGTCCCTTCACCGCCGTGACCGTACGGGACGGCATCCAGCTCTTCGGCAAGAACGCCTCCGGGGTCCTGAGCACCGCGCTGTTCAAGGAGGCCGGTTCGCTCTCCTCCTGGTCGTCGCTGGGCGCGCAGGCCGTCACCGGCACGCCGACCGTGGTCATCTACCCCGGCTACCGTCTCCGCGTCTTCGCCACGGACGGTCTCGGCAAGGTGGTGACCACGGCCCAGTCCGCCGAGGGCAGCACCTACGGCGAGTGGAGCACCGTCGAGGGGCTCACCGCCAACGGCTCCCCCAGCGCCGTGATCTCCCCGCTCACCGGACTCACCGAGATCGTCGTACGCGGCGAGGACGGCTACACCTACAACACGGGTGAGACTGTCCAGGGCAGCGGCACCTGGCGCACCTGGCAGCAGGCCTCCTTCGAGGCCTCCGCCACCGAGCCCACCGCGTTCACCTACACCAACGCGACCGGCCCGACCTGGGCGTACTCCTTCCGTACGGCCGACAACCAGACCCGCGTCTACCAGGTGCAGCAGACCTCGTCGCTGAGCGCGATGCGCGCCGGGGACAAGGCACCGGCCTTCACCGGCCGCGCGCTGCCCCGCCCGTAA